The segment CAATCTCGTCACTGACTATCTGGCATATCTCCGATAGGGCACCGTCCTCGTCGCCCGCGTACGCTTCGCCGATGATCCCCTGGTCGGTGTGGACACGGGTGATCACCGTAGAGCGGTGGGTCATCCGGTACTGGCTTCCATGGTAGGTTCGGCCCAAAGGTACTCGGATAGGAACCGTTTCGATTGCGGCAATGGTCAACGGGCCTCTGCGCCGTCCGGGGGTCATGCGCCGGCTCCGAACTCCGGCATGATCTCGCGGGCGAACAGCTCCATTGAGTTGGTCGCGTCGCGCTGTGAGATTCCCGGCAGATGCATCCAGCACGTCAGCTCATCGAGCGCGAGTTCGTCGTTCATCACGCGCAGCTTCTCCGCAACTGTTTCCGGATCGCCGATCAGATAGCGACTCTTGAACGTTTCGAAGTCAACCTGATCCATGTCGGTGATCAGGTCGCCGGCATCATTTCGAAGCTGACGTTCTCCCTGGGCTGATTTCTTGCCGTAGAGGTTCACGAAGAGATGGGTGACCGCGGGTCCGGCGATTTCCTCCGCCTTCTCCATCGTCTCGGCGACAAACACGCCCTTCATGGCTGGCCGCCAGTCGGGTTTGAATCCGAACTCGGCGCAATGCTCCTCGTATATCCGGTAATGCTCCTTGAGTTCCGGAACCGTGTGGCGAGGCGATGCAACCAAGATGCAATGGCGCTTGGCGGCGCGTCTAAGCAGTTTCGGGCCCGAGACGCCGTACCAGATCGGAGGATGCGGCTTCTGCACCGGTTTCGGAGAAAGCCGGGTCGGCGGCACATCGAAGAACTCGCCCTTGAACTCGAACGTCTCCTGGGTGAAGGCGAGCTGGAGCAGGTCCATCGTCTCCTCGAACCGACGGAATCGCTCCTCGTAGGGGACCATGTGGCCGGCGAACTCTTCGGAGGCGTAACCGGGGGAGACACCGAGCGTCAGGCGGCCGTCGCTCAGGTTGTCGAGGACCGCCACGTCCTCGGCGAGCCGTACCGGCGCGTAGAGCGGTGCGAGCAGAACATTCGTGCAGACCCGCATCTCTTCGGTGACGGCCGCGGCAGCCATCATGCCTACCAGGGGGCTGGGGCAGTGGCCGTCGAACTGGAAGTGGTGCTCGGTCTGATGGGCAGATGTGTAACCGAGCTCTTCCGCCCGTGGCAGACAATCCAGCATATCCAGATACGGCTGTTGTTCCGAGATGCCTTTATCGGGTGGGACGATGAAACCGAACGTGAGTCCAAACTTCATGGTGCTCCTCTCTTGAGTGTCCGAGGTTGTTGCTCAGGGTCTCTGATCGATGGCCGCCAGGATTTCGTCCCGGCCACCTCCCTCGGGAAAAGTTCTTTTGAAGGTCATCCCCTCCGACGAAAGCTGACGAATCTTTCTTGAGTCAGATCCCGAATCGCAAAAGCTGGACCCTCGCGGGTGTTGCCGGATTCACGGACCCCTCCGTATGGTTGCTGGTCGGCCCGTACGGTCGGAACGTCATTGATCAGGACGCCCCCAAAATCGAGCGTGTTGGCAGCGATGAGTGCATTGTCCAGTGAATCCGTAAAGACACCAGCGTGAAGCCCGTAGCGCGAATCGTTGGCGAGTTCGATTGCTTCTTCGAAGCTCTCGACGACCCGGATCACGGCGACTGGTCCGAATATCTCCTCCGACCATACGAGGCTGTCCAAGGAGGGCTCGAGGATCAAGGTCGGTTGAATGGTTCCGTCGTCGTTGACTCGGCCACCGGAAAGAAGTCGGGTGTCGCCGCCGATCGCGTCCTCGATCCAGCTCATGATCCGTTCGCGGTTATTGCCATCGATCACCGGGCCCACGTCAGTCTGGTCATCGCTCGGATCGCCGACCGTCAGTGCCTCGACGTGTCCGGTCAACTCGGATATGAAACGGTCAGCAACCGCGCTGTGAATGATGATCCGCTGTACCGAGACACAGCTTTGGCCGGCGTGGGAGAAGCTGTGGATGCTGGCCAAGCGCGCCGCGGCTTCCCAGTCGCCGTCGTCGTTCACGATGAGTGGCGCATTCGAGCCAAGCTCCAGGTTGACTCGTGTGTGAGGCAGCTTCGAACGGATTGCCGCGCCGACCGGAGCCGAACCCGTGAAGGTGATGGCGGCAATATCCGGATGCTCGACCAATGGGTTTCCGACCGCGGAGCCGGAGCCGGGAATGACATGGAGCCAGTCATTTGGGACGCCGGCTTCGAGCAGGATCTCAACGAGCTTGAGGGCCGAGATCGGAGTCGATGAGGCGGGCTTCAGCACGACCGGATCGCCTGCCGCGATCGCCGGTCCGAGCTTGTGAGCGACTAGGTTCAGCGGGAAGTTGAACGGGCTGATCGCGCCGACGACCCCGATTGGGACCCGAAGGATCAGCCCGAGGCGACCGTCGCCCGGTGCGCTGGCAGACATCGGTACCACACTTCCCGCCAGCTTCCGGGCCTCAACTGCCGAGAAGAGCAGGGTGGAGACTGTGCGGCCGGCTTCGGCGCGAGCCTGCTTCATGGGTTTCGCCGCTTCGGCTGAGATGATCTCGGCTAGCTCCTCCTGGCGCTGGGCCACCAGCTCGGAGGCTCGTTCAAGCGCCGCTGCGCGTTCATACTGCGGAAAGTCACCCCGATCAAATGCGGTGCGCGCCGACCGGACGGCTTGATCGACGGTTTCGACATCGCCGCAGGCGACCCGTCCTACGAGCCGGTCGTCATAGGGGCTTCTGACTTCGAGCCACGAGCCAGTGGCGGTCCACTCGCCGGCAACTAGCAGCGGATGGTCTCCGCCAAGAATCTCAGAATCTGTGTTCACGCCGTTCGTCATGGGCCTGACTCTGCGACTAGCCGCCAGTGGAGTCAATGGTAGGAGCTATGAATTACGGTGTTGAGTTTTGTGATTTCGTGAGTAGCCGGACTTCTGGCGATGGGTCATGATGCGATGCACGCATGGAAAGGCGAGCGATCGATATCAACTGCGATCTGGGCGAAAGTTTCGGCAACTGGTCAATGGGCGACGACGCTGCTGTTCTTCCCGAGATCACGACCGCCAATGTCGCATGTGGCTTTCATGCGGGCGACCCGGTGACACTGATGCGAACGGTCGCTCTGGCATTGGAGAACGACGTGGCCGTCGGTGCCCATCCAGGCCTACCTGACCTACTGGGCTTTGGTCGCCGCAAGCTGGCCGTCACTCCTGAGGACGCAGCCGCATACGTCGTGTATCAGGTCGGTGCGGTACGGGAAGCCCTTCGGCTGCTCGGTGGCGGCGAGTTGCACCACGTGAAGCCGCACGGCGCGTTCCTAGATGTCATGCGCTACGGTGAGCCTGAGGTCGGACATGCTGTGGCCGAGGCGATTGCCAGTTGCGACAATGAGATACTCATCTATTGGCCCTCACCGACGGAAGACGATCCTTTCAGCGATCGCGCCCGCGAACTCGGACTTCGGGTGATCGGCGAAATCTATCCGGATCTCGCTTACGACGACCAAGGCCGACTGATCCTTGAACGGCAGAAGAAGCATGTCGCCAGCGAGAACGCAGCGGAGCAGCTGCGTCTATTCCTCCAGTCCGGCACTGTTCGTACGTCTACCGGCGATACGTTGCGGATCGACGCCGAAAGCGTCTCCGTGCACGGAGACGGTCCCAATGCGGCGGACATCGTGGCCGAGCTGCGTCGGGTAACCATCGAGCTCGGGCATGAGATACGGGCCGTGCCCAGGGAAGTCACATCATGATCCCCACCGCCACATTCCAGGACGACGACACGGGCATCCGTTATATGCATGGCGGCGAAGAATTCGTAGTCGTGGAACTCGCCGAGAGTATTAGCCTCGAAGTCAATATGCGGACCATGGCGATCTGCCACCGGCTCGAAGAGCTCGATTTGCTCGGTGTCGTGGACATTTGTCCCGCCAACGCGTCTTATATGGTGAGGTTCGATCCAGACAGCTTCGCACCACATGAATTGGTCGCTGAGCTGCGCAGGGTGGAGAAGGACGTGGGGGATGCCGCTGACTTCCAATTGGCAACCCGTATAGTTGATTTCCCGGTGCTCTATGAAGATCCGTGGACTCTCGAAACCCTGATGCGGTTCCGGGATTGCCACCAGACTCCGGACAAGAGCGATCTCGAATTCGCAGCGGAGATCAATGGTTTTGATTCCGTTGAAGAGTTCATCGAGGCCCACTGCGGAGCTCCTTACATAGTCTCGATGTGCGGTTTCGTGCCGACGGTACCCTGGTGCTTTCAACTGTCTGGAGACCGTCAGATAGAAGTCCCCAAGTATGTACGTCCGCGAACCGACACACCTGGGCGTGCGCTTGGTCACGGGGGAGCCTGCGCGGTGCTCTACCCGGTGCGTGGGGCGGGCGGTTATCAGCTGTTCGGCATGGCGGCGGCACCAATCTTTCAGGCGGAACAGACCCTGCCGGACTTCCGCAAGAGCATGACGTTCTGTAGGCCCGGCGACATCGTCAAGTTTCGACGCGTAGACCGGGCTGAGTACGACGATATTCGGTCCGAGGTAGAAGCCGGAACCTTCGAGTACCGCAAGGCCCAATTCCAATTCGTGCCAGGAGATTTTCTGAGTCATCCTGAGCTGGTTTGCGGCGAGATGCTGAGGAGTCTGTATGGCGATTCTGGTCCGTAAACCAGGCTTGTTCACTACGGTCCAGGACGAGGGCCGAGATGGCTTTTATGCTCTCGGCTTCCCGCCGTCCGGAGCAATGGACAAGTTTTCGTATCGCGTCGGAAACATGCTCGTCAACAATCGGCCGGGCAGCGCCTCGATGGAAGCCACTTACATCGCGCCGGAACTCGAGTTCCGCGCGCCGACGGTAGTCGCGGTCACCGGTGGCGAGATCCGCTGCGTTCTGAACGGTGAGCCGATTCGGACCTGGGCGTCTTTCTCGGTGCAGGCAGGCGACCTGCTCTGCTTCGAGACACTCAAGTCTGGTGCGCGCGTCTATATATCCGTGGCCGGCGGAGTGGACGTGGAGCCCGTCCTTGACAGTCGCTCCACTTATACGTTGACGGGGATTGGTGGTTTC is part of the Thermoleophilia bacterium genome and harbors:
- a CDS encoding LLM class flavin-dependent oxidoreductase, which codes for MKFGLTFGFIVPPDKGISEQQPYLDMLDCLPRAEELGYTSAHQTEHHFQFDGHCPSPLVGMMAAAAVTEEMRVCTNVLLAPLYAPVRLAEDVAVLDNLSDGRLTLGVSPGYASEEFAGHMVPYEERFRRFEETMDLLQLAFTQETFEFKGEFFDVPPTRLSPKPVQKPHPPIWYGVSGPKLLRRAAKRHCILVASPRHTVPELKEHYRIYEEHCAEFGFKPDWRPAMKGVFVAETMEKAEEIAGPAVTHLFVNLYGKKSAQGERQLRNDAGDLITDMDQVDFETFKSRYLIGDPETVAEKLRVMNDELALDELTCWMHLPGISQRDATNSMELFAREIMPEFGAGA
- a CDS encoding carboxyltransferase domain-containing protein, whose translation is MIPTATFQDDDTGIRYMHGGEEFVVVELAESISLEVNMRTMAICHRLEELDLLGVVDICPANASYMVRFDPDSFAPHELVAELRRVEKDVGDAADFQLATRIVDFPVLYEDPWTLETLMRFRDCHQTPDKSDLEFAAEINGFDSVEEFIEAHCGAPYIVSMCGFVPTVPWCFQLSGDRQIEVPKYVRPRTDTPGRALGHGGACAVLYPVRGAGGYQLFGMAAAPIFQAEQTLPDFRKSMTFCRPGDIVKFRRVDRAEYDDIRSEVEAGTFEYRKAQFQFVPGDFLSHPELVCGEMLRSLYGDSGP
- a CDS encoding aldehyde dehydrogenase family protein, whose translation is MTNGVNTDSEILGGDHPLLVAGEWTATGSWLEVRSPYDDRLVGRVACGDVETVDQAVRSARTAFDRGDFPQYERAAALERASELVAQRQEELAEIISAEAAKPMKQARAEAGRTVSTLLFSAVEARKLAGSVVPMSASAPGDGRLGLILRVPIGVVGAISPFNFPLNLVAHKLGPAIAAGDPVVLKPASSTPISALKLVEILLEAGVPNDWLHVIPGSGSAVGNPLVEHPDIAAITFTGSAPVGAAIRSKLPHTRVNLELGSNAPLIVNDDGDWEAAARLASIHSFSHAGQSCVSVQRIIIHSAVADRFISELTGHVEALTVGDPSDDQTDVGPVIDGNNRERIMSWIEDAIGGDTRLLSGGRVNDDGTIQPTLILEPSLDSLVWSEEIFGPVAVIRVVESFEEAIELANDSRYGLHAGVFTDSLDNALIAANTLDFGGVLINDVPTVRADQQPYGGVRESGNTREGPAFAIRDLTQERFVSFRRRG
- a CDS encoding 5-oxoprolinase subunit PxpA, with protein sequence MERRAIDINCDLGESFGNWSMGDDAAVLPEITTANVACGFHAGDPVTLMRTVALALENDVAVGAHPGLPDLLGFGRRKLAVTPEDAAAYVVYQVGAVREALRLLGGGELHHVKPHGAFLDVMRYGEPEVGHAVAEAIASCDNEILIYWPSPTEDDPFSDRARELGLRVIGEIYPDLAYDDQGRLILERQKKHVASENAAEQLRLFLQSGTVRTSTGDTLRIDAESVSVHGDGPNAADIVAELRRVTIELGHEIRAVPREVTS